One Bdellovibrio bacteriovorus str. Tiberius DNA segment encodes these proteins:
- a CDS encoding glycosyltransferase family 2 protein, whose amino-acid sequence MSSSCYLSIVVPVFNEQECIQEFIDQVTIQMNLIEKSCELVFVDDGSMDRTVSIIRTNISRDSRIGLIEFSYNHGKPMALTAGMQFCRGEYVLMMDPDLQDPPEAICSFLTEILQGYDVVYGIRKEKADTFLRKIFSSVFWWILDRFTGISLPRGIAAMRIMSRRFVDTFLLYKETNRFIEGLFSHVGLKQGTLLIDNRRRFAGVSKFNFKRRLDLALNAIFDYSDLPLKITIRFGLIVTGVGLFAAFGLVIAKLAYVEFQIGWPSVMTTLVVGFGMQIFFMGLIGTYLGRIYKEVKNRPLYSIRDRVNI is encoded by the coding sequence ATGTCTTCTAGTTGTTACTTATCTATCGTGGTTCCTGTCTTTAATGAGCAAGAATGTATCCAGGAATTTATTGATCAGGTCACGATACAGATGAATTTAATTGAAAAAAGCTGTGAACTTGTTTTTGTTGATGATGGTAGCATGGATAGGACTGTGTCAATCATTCGCACCAATATTAGTAGGGACTCCAGAATCGGTCTGATTGAGTTTTCTTATAACCATGGGAAGCCAATGGCGTTGACGGCTGGAATGCAATTTTGCCGTGGAGAATATGTATTGATGATGGATCCAGATCTGCAGGATCCCCCGGAGGCAATTTGCAGTTTTTTGACGGAGATTTTGCAAGGTTATGATGTGGTTTACGGTATTCGGAAGGAAAAGGCAGATACCTTTTTGAGAAAGATCTTTTCCAGTGTTTTCTGGTGGATTTTGGATAGATTCACAGGAATATCTTTACCACGCGGGATCGCAGCAATGCGCATAATGAGTCGTCGCTTTGTAGACACTTTTCTTCTTTACAAAGAGACGAATAGATTTATCGAAGGACTATTTAGTCATGTTGGCCTGAAGCAGGGGACCTTATTAATCGACAATAGAAGGCGGTTTGCCGGGGTTTCGAAATTCAATTTTAAGAGGCGCCTTGATCTCGCGTTAAATGCGATATTTGACTATTCTGACTTGCCTTTGAAAATTACGATTCGTTTTGGCTTGATCGTAACTGGAGTTGGACTCTTTGCTGCCTTTGGTTTGGTTATCGCAAAACTCGCTTATGTTGAATTTCAGATTGGTTGGCCTTCTGTGATGACGACTTTGGTCGTTGGATTTGGAATGCAGATATTTTTCATGGGGCTCATCGGAACATATTTAGGGCGAATATATAAAGAGGTAAAAAACAGACCGCTTTACTCTATACGGGACCGCGTGAATATATGA
- a CDS encoding ATP-grasp domain-containing protein, producing the protein MHYNILVTGIGGNVGQGILRNIKSMNGPFNLIGTNTSLISAGNHLCDKVYKVPYAQAPEYKDALIRICRDEKIDLIIPSTDAETVELAKMMLELPVTAVSDQSACSVFYDKWETALVFEKLTLPFAESWRPNIDTPKAPLSETIVKPRVGRGSRGIVVCPDTLEGFGPEYVAQRRHVGKEITSSFYVTKTGKVLGPFTFERELQAGTTVLCKVEKRYDPVLAEIIKTLVKNVKIKGSCNIQAIVEDSGGIIPFEVNCRISGTNSIRSQFGFRDVEWTVQELLLNEEPHATAFGEGCAVRILMDVIYPDKDISDVLDGHTPHRIF; encoded by the coding sequence ATGCACTATAATATCCTTGTTACTGGAATTGGTGGAAATGTTGGCCAGGGCATTTTGCGTAACATCAAAAGCATGAATGGCCCTTTCAACCTTATTGGAACCAACACGTCACTCATCTCCGCAGGAAATCACCTTTGCGACAAAGTATATAAGGTTCCCTACGCCCAAGCCCCCGAATACAAGGACGCCCTTATTCGAATCTGCCGCGATGAAAAGATTGACCTAATAATCCCGAGCACTGATGCGGAAACTGTTGAACTTGCAAAGATGATGCTCGAACTTCCCGTCACTGCTGTTTCAGACCAATCAGCTTGCTCGGTTTTTTATGACAAGTGGGAAACGGCCTTGGTATTTGAGAAGCTTACATTACCGTTCGCGGAGTCTTGGAGGCCAAATATTGATACCCCCAAAGCTCCACTTTCAGAAACAATTGTCAAACCCAGAGTGGGAAGAGGGTCTCGAGGCATAGTTGTCTGCCCTGACACCCTTGAAGGCTTTGGACCAGAGTATGTTGCACAAAGAAGACACGTTGGGAAAGAAATCACCTCTTCCTTCTATGTTACAAAAACCGGCAAAGTCCTGGGACCCTTTACATTCGAAAGGGAACTCCAAGCTGGCACCACAGTGTTATGTAAAGTTGAAAAAAGGTATGACCCAGTGCTGGCCGAAATTATTAAAACACTCGTCAAAAATGTTAAGATCAAAGGCAGCTGCAATATACAGGCAATTGTCGAAGACTCTGGCGGCATCATTCCATTTGAGGTGAACTGCCGTATATCTGGAACTAACTCCATCCGTAGTCAGTTTGGATTTCGAGATGTAGAATGGACCGTCCAGGAGCTCTTGCTGAATGAGGAGCCCCATGCGACTGCGTTCGGCGAAGGATGCGCAGTGCGAATTCTGATGGATGTTATTTATCCCGACAAAGACATTAGTGACGTCCTGGATGGTCATACGCCACATAGGATTTTCTGA
- a CDS encoding HAD family hydrolase: MNTIKYVLLDVAGTLINKPELYPTISKSLSKFGYNLDENFIEQQHKLLTELIKFPDNTDQTFYKHFNQELLYALGIEPSEELVNHIYTSCKKLKWHICEDSTEFLNSISLPKGILSNWDLTLEAKLKEFFPDVSFNNIFGSAQMQASKPSQLFFNKALKMIDLDPREILYIGDSIKLDIAPGKKHGLNTILIDRNNIFKNFKGVRVTSFNEVTKNFEL; the protein is encoded by the coding sequence ATGAATACAATAAAATATGTACTGCTGGATGTCGCAGGAACACTAATTAACAAGCCTGAGCTCTACCCGACAATTTCAAAATCTCTGTCAAAATTCGGGTATAACTTAGATGAAAATTTTATTGAGCAGCAACATAAATTACTTACGGAATTAATCAAATTCCCAGACAATACAGACCAAACCTTTTACAAGCACTTCAATCAAGAGCTACTATATGCTCTCGGAATAGAGCCCTCTGAGGAGCTGGTGAATCACATCTATACTTCGTGCAAAAAACTTAAATGGCATATCTGCGAAGATTCTACAGAATTTCTCAATAGCATTTCACTGCCTAAAGGTATACTTTCAAATTGGGACCTGACCTTGGAAGCGAAACTCAAGGAGTTTTTTCCTGATGTATCTTTTAACAATATTTTTGGGTCCGCCCAGATGCAAGCCTCGAAACCGTCACAGCTTTTTTTCAACAAAGCTCTGAAAATGATAGATTTGGATCCACGGGAAATTCTCTATATTGGAGACTCAATAAAATTGGATATTGCACCTGGGAAAAAGCATGGCCTAAACACTATTCTAATTGATCGCAATAATATCTTTAAAAACTTTAAAGGGGTTCGCGTTACTAGCTTCAACGAAGTCACAAAGAATTTTGAACTATGA
- a CDS encoding nucleotide sugar dehydrogenase, giving the protein MSSLLSELRSKKAVIGIVGLGYVGLPLALRFSEEGFSVVGFDIDDFKIKKIAEGQSYIEHIPSESVKAAVSSRFSATTNFQEISKVDAIILCVPTPLNKYREPDLSFVLNTMDSIVPYLRKGHVVSLESTTYPGTTDEELKPRIESRGLKVGEDVYLVFSPEREDPGNPNFTTRTIPKVVGGYSPSCLEVGLALYGSVIDKVVPVSSTKAAEMTKLLENIHRAVNIGLVNEMKIVADKMGIDIHEVIDAAATKPFGFVAYRPGPGIGGHCIPIDPFYLTWKAREYGLHTRFIELAGEINNSMPGYVVGKIAAALNEKKKSVKGSRVLVLGISYKKNIDDMRESPSVFLMEKLRDDGALVDYTDPHVPVFPKMREHKFDLSSIALSPKVVAEYDCVVLATDHDKFDYDMILKNAQLVVDTRGKYRKAAVNLVKA; this is encoded by the coding sequence ATGAGTTCTTTGTTAAGCGAGTTGAGATCAAAAAAAGCTGTCATTGGTATTGTGGGTCTTGGGTATGTTGGGTTGCCATTGGCACTGCGATTTTCTGAAGAAGGATTTTCTGTTGTTGGGTTTGATATTGATGATTTCAAAATCAAAAAAATTGCGGAAGGACAGAGTTATATTGAGCACATCCCAAGTGAGTCTGTAAAAGCGGCTGTTTCTAGTCGTTTCTCTGCAACAACGAATTTTCAAGAGATATCCAAAGTTGATGCGATAATTCTTTGTGTGCCGACGCCTTTGAATAAATATCGCGAACCGGATTTGAGTTTTGTACTCAATACGATGGATAGTATTGTGCCTTATTTGCGTAAAGGTCATGTAGTATCCCTTGAGAGTACAACCTATCCAGGTACAACCGATGAAGAGCTTAAACCTCGAATTGAATCTCGAGGTTTAAAGGTTGGTGAGGATGTTTACTTGGTGTTCTCGCCAGAGCGTGAGGATCCAGGAAATCCTAACTTTACTACACGGACTATTCCTAAGGTTGTTGGAGGCTATAGTCCTTCTTGTTTGGAAGTTGGATTAGCGCTTTATGGTAGTGTTATTGATAAAGTAGTTCCTGTTAGTTCAACAAAGGCAGCTGAGATGACTAAGCTACTGGAAAACATTCACCGTGCTGTGAATATTGGCCTCGTCAATGAAATGAAAATTGTGGCTGATAAAATGGGTATTGATATTCATGAGGTGATCGATGCTGCGGCTACTAAGCCTTTTGGTTTCGTTGCATATCGTCCAGGCCCAGGAATTGGTGGTCACTGCATTCCTATCGACCCTTTTTATCTAACCTGGAAAGCGAGAGAATACGGTTTGCACACGCGGTTTATTGAGCTCGCGGGTGAAATAAACAATTCAATGCCAGGTTATGTTGTAGGTAAGATTGCTGCTGCTTTGAATGAAAAGAAGAAGTCCGTGAAAGGATCCCGTGTACTAGTATTGGGAATCTCTTACAAAAAGAACATTGATGACATGCGAGAGTCTCCATCAGTTTTCCTAATGGAAAAGCTGCGAGATGATGGTGCTCTAGTGGACTATACTGATCCTCATGTCCCAGTTTTCCCTAAGATGCGAGAGCATAAGTTTGACCTGTCATCTATTGCTCTTAGTCCTAAGGTGGTTGCGGAATATGATTGTGTCGTGCTTGCAACGGATCATGACAAGTTTGACTATGACATGATCCTAAAAAATGCACAGCTCGTGGTTGATACTCGCGGGAAGTATCGAAAAGCTGCGGTCAATCTGGTGAAGGCATAG
- a CDS encoding NAD-dependent epimerase/dehydratase family protein encodes MRVVVTGASGYLGSALLNLLEAKGIHTIALTNSSSPATESDYIHTIPLSCMNEVLPNAPDIIFHLAAYIPQDYTLPDPRLFDTQVQLTSKLINLFPQARFIYASSVSVYGNQSGTITETLEIKEPSNYALSKIAGEFTVQNLSENYGIIRFASLIGPGMRKGTFIPTLVDDATKNNYIELWGDGLRVQSYMHVYDAAQLALEAGLARYGKNLYLGAGWNNHSDRDVINIMSQLLPGLEVRHKSAPPSNQRLFNNQTTQSSLTFKPTKTLHMTLKEMIEHAL; translated from the coding sequence ATGAGGGTTGTCGTCACTGGAGCTTCTGGCTATTTGGGATCAGCATTACTAAATTTACTTGAAGCCAAGGGCATCCACACAATTGCTCTAACTAACTCAAGCTCTCCTGCAACAGAGTCCGATTATATTCACACGATCCCTTTGTCATGCATGAACGAAGTCCTGCCGAATGCGCCAGACATTATTTTCCACCTGGCGGCTTATATACCTCAAGACTATACTCTGCCCGATCCGCGACTTTTTGACACACAAGTACAGCTAACTTCCAAGCTAATTAACTTGTTCCCTCAGGCTAGATTTATATATGCCTCGTCAGTTTCTGTTTACGGCAACCAATCTGGCACCATTACAGAAACTTTGGAAATTAAAGAACCTTCCAACTATGCACTATCGAAGATTGCTGGTGAATTCACTGTTCAGAACCTATCGGAGAACTACGGAATTATACGGTTTGCGTCACTGATTGGTCCTGGGATGCGCAAGGGAACTTTCATTCCCACTCTTGTAGACGATGCGACAAAAAACAATTATATCGAACTTTGGGGAGATGGCTTAAGAGTTCAATCATATATGCACGTCTACGATGCCGCACAGCTAGCACTAGAAGCAGGCCTAGCAAGATATGGAAAGAACCTTTATCTTGGGGCCGGATGGAACAACCATAGTGACCGCGACGTCATCAACATAATGTCCCAATTGCTACCTGGTCTTGAGGTGAGGCATAAATCTGCCCCCCCTTCAAACCAGAGACTTTTCAACAATCAAACTACACAAAGCAGTTTGACCTTTAAACCAACAAAAACTCTTCATATGACCTTAAAAGAAATGATAGAACATGCACTATAA
- a CDS encoding acetyltransferase, with protein MKKIAIIGSGDLGQLIAHHLTASGNFEIAGFFDDYKDPNELVGHHPVIGGIEDIVSNHASGKFSALFMAIGYKHMSVRESLFSRFSKTIGFESFVHSSCWVDPTCHLGSGVVVLPGCVLDRGVSLKDNVLLNVGCVIAHDSSVGEGSFFGPRVSVAGFTAVGRNCFIGIGTVIKDNIVICDSAQTGAGAVVCKSIDTPGVYLGVPARRVERV; from the coding sequence ATGAAGAAAATTGCCATAATTGGAAGCGGAGATCTTGGGCAACTGATTGCACATCACTTAACAGCTTCCGGAAATTTTGAAATTGCTGGTTTTTTTGATGATTATAAAGACCCGAATGAACTTGTGGGTCATCATCCCGTAATCGGGGGGATAGAAGATATAGTATCTAATCACGCCTCGGGGAAGTTCTCTGCATTGTTCATGGCGATTGGTTATAAACACATGAGTGTTCGTGAGTCTTTATTTTCTAGATTTAGCAAAACAATTGGGTTTGAAAGTTTCGTGCATTCGTCGTGTTGGGTGGATCCAACTTGTCATCTGGGTTCAGGTGTTGTGGTTTTGCCCGGGTGTGTATTGGATCGAGGAGTTAGCTTAAAAGATAATGTTTTATTAAATGTTGGCTGCGTTATTGCTCATGACTCCAGTGTTGGAGAAGGATCGTTTTTCGGGCCTCGAGTGTCGGTAGCTGGTTTTACAGCAGTCGGGAGGAATTGTTTTATTGGTATTGGGACTGTAATAAAAGATAATATTGTGATTTGCGATAGTGCTCAAACGGGGGCTGGCGCTGTTGTCTGTAAAAGTATCGACACTCCGGGCGTTTATTTGGGAGTTCCTGCAAGAAGAGTAGAACGTGTCTAA
- a CDS encoding acyltransferase family protein — translation MSTSANSYITGFDEVRAVASIAVVVHHIELYKFRQNDPSLFDTNLFYFIDNLGHNAVMLFFALSGFLITWLLVQEKDKTGSINIKTFYFRRAARILPLYYLLILASCTAMPALASLSFTDGELHFQNLIGNLSFNEIFLYFLVLPNVAISLGMRVAGLSQSWSIGVEEQFYLAWPHVIKNFSIKHLPWILLIFALIKSFFLNNIESYFPFIRTFPYVQILIRQFAIEYMALGGLSGWLLYYHPFSTNKKRRLFLASLILPALLSFFFQIPPLVQAAIFSAALLGVANSIGSKDTFLSKIGQKSYGIYMYHPILMFISFAITRTFMGSIKGLWPNLILYISVISTTTLVSWLSFEYIETPIRKYILEKYRAIGAISTLANH, via the coding sequence ATGAGCACCTCTGCAAACTCATACATCACAGGATTTGACGAAGTCCGAGCAGTTGCATCAATAGCGGTCGTCGTGCACCATATTGAACTCTACAAATTTCGCCAGAATGACCCAAGTTTATTTGACACTAATCTTTTCTATTTTATCGACAATCTAGGTCACAATGCGGTCATGCTATTTTTTGCCTTATCAGGATTTCTAATTACTTGGCTACTTGTTCAGGAAAAGGATAAGACCGGGTCAATCAACATAAAGACCTTCTATTTTCGTCGTGCAGCCCGAATCCTACCATTATATTATTTACTCATACTCGCATCTTGCACCGCAATGCCAGCCTTAGCTAGTCTTTCCTTTACAGATGGCGAACTCCACTTCCAGAATCTAATAGGGAATCTCAGCTTCAACGAAATCTTCCTTTATTTTCTAGTCCTGCCCAACGTAGCCATTTCACTTGGCATGAGAGTAGCTGGACTTAGTCAAAGTTGGTCGATTGGAGTCGAAGAACAGTTTTACTTGGCTTGGCCGCATGTAATAAAAAATTTTTCAATCAAGCATCTTCCTTGGATACTGCTCATCTTTGCCCTGATTAAATCTTTCTTTCTAAACAACATTGAGTCTTACTTTCCTTTTATTCGCACATTCCCATATGTGCAAATCCTGATTCGTCAGTTCGCGATCGAGTACATGGCACTGGGAGGACTGTCTGGATGGTTGCTTTACTATCATCCCTTTTCCACCAATAAAAAGAGACGCCTATTTTTAGCCAGCTTAATCCTGCCAGCTCTTTTGTCTTTTTTCTTTCAAATACCGCCACTAGTGCAGGCAGCAATTTTTTCAGCAGCTCTACTGGGAGTGGCAAACTCTATTGGCTCTAAAGATACCTTCTTAAGCAAGATTGGACAAAAATCCTACGGTATTTACATGTATCACCCGATTCTAATGTTTATTAGCTTCGCAATCACTAGGACTTTCATGGGTAGCATAAAGGGGCTCTGGCCAAACTTGATTCTATATATCAGCGTAATAAGTACTACCACTCTAGTAAGTTGGCTTTCCTTTGAGTATATAGAAACGCCTATACGCAAATACATTTTGGAAAAATACAGAGCGATTGGAGCGATCTCAACCCTAGCAAATCATTAA
- a CDS encoding HTTM domain-containing protein: MSKIKEYINCTINAGFEKQISGIGLSLFRVSFYLILLIEVIQIFLFRDVIFGVDRNSYTILILAWIPILLCLVLGYRTKTAAFLNFCIIIMVLGRFRDFEYHIDYVYLGISLIGLWMPLSNRLSLSNFLEKKKPRSVPVAYYYLATVIGLGFLYLESCFHKIDSKMWLDGLGFWLPTSLPQIAQDVWAPVLNNIWLSKLLGYVTLAFETAFFFAMWFKLARPWLVVVGLCLHLGILIAFPIPLFGAAMIVLYWLVVPDSWLKSIAGSKKVDRYEYGQFDIVSYKWILFFAASMQVMSFLSTPQVRRILPPGEVSKVINDVTSRTLQLRVLSFGMAPHAVFVDDHFTFGFLDYQVDAVAVVGGRRLVKENIIAPYLSGRIWANWMFRLGQFPTTEPATRAQMELYLKHWLRHDGLDLAGDVSFEIRARPFKINRIAWEKDFYAQKAAEPFEVVDRVHFRDAQFNWESKK, from the coding sequence GTGTCTAAGATTAAAGAGTATATTAATTGTACGATCAATGCTGGCTTTGAAAAGCAGATTTCTGGTATCGGTCTGAGTCTTTTTCGTGTCAGTTTCTACCTCATTCTTTTGATTGAGGTTATTCAGATTTTTCTATTTAGGGATGTTATTTTCGGTGTCGACCGGAATTCGTATACAATTCTTATTTTGGCCTGGATTCCGATATTGTTGTGTCTTGTCCTGGGTTATAGGACAAAGACCGCGGCTTTTTTGAATTTTTGCATAATCATAATGGTACTTGGCCGATTCAGAGATTTTGAATACCACATTGATTATGTTTATCTTGGCATTTCGTTAATTGGTTTGTGGATGCCGCTCTCTAATCGTCTTTCGCTTTCGAATTTTTTAGAGAAGAAGAAACCACGATCCGTCCCTGTGGCTTACTATTATTTAGCGACTGTTATTGGGCTCGGATTTCTGTATCTAGAGTCCTGTTTCCATAAGATTGATTCTAAAATGTGGTTGGATGGCCTCGGTTTTTGGCTCCCCACGTCATTGCCGCAGATTGCGCAGGATGTGTGGGCCCCTGTTTTGAACAACATTTGGCTCTCGAAGTTGCTAGGCTATGTAACTTTGGCTTTTGAGACAGCCTTCTTTTTTGCGATGTGGTTCAAGTTGGCCAGGCCTTGGCTTGTGGTGGTGGGTTTATGCCTGCACTTGGGCATTCTGATTGCGTTTCCCATTCCTTTGTTTGGCGCAGCTATGATTGTTCTCTATTGGCTAGTTGTGCCGGATTCGTGGTTGAAGAGTATTGCTGGATCTAAAAAAGTTGATAGATACGAGTACGGTCAATTTGATATTGTGTCGTATAAATGGATTCTCTTTTTTGCAGCGTCCATGCAGGTCATGTCGTTTTTGTCGACCCCGCAAGTAAGGCGAATCTTGCCGCCGGGTGAAGTTTCTAAGGTTATAAATGATGTTACCTCGAGGACGCTGCAGCTAAGGGTCCTTTCTTTTGGCATGGCGCCTCACGCGGTTTTTGTTGATGACCACTTCACTTTTGGTTTTCTCGATTATCAGGTTGATGCTGTTGCTGTAGTGGGTGGAAGACGATTAGTTAAAGAGAACATTATTGCTCCTTATTTATCGGGTCGGATTTGGGCGAACTGGATGTTTAGGCTGGGGCAGTTCCCAACTACGGAACCAGCGACTCGGGCGCAAATGGAGCTCTATTTAAAGCATTGGCTGCGGCATGATGGTCTTGATTTGGCGGGCGATGTGAGTTTTGAAATACGGGCACGACCGTTCAAGATTAATAGAATTGCGTGGGAAAAGGATTTCTATGCCCAAAAGGCAGCAGAGCCATTTGAAGTTGTGGATCGGGTACACTTTCGTGATGCGCAATTCAATTGGGAGTCCAAAAAATAG